From one Halothece sp. PCC 7418 genomic stretch:
- a CDS encoding penicillin-binding protein 2: MAKLNWEFVRLGLIWVFFFLSAVGLGGRVYHLQIVQGEELHAKAKANQKGNFKDYVPRRSIVDREGNVLATDRVVYTLYVHPMLFQKSEAVIAEKLASILTNTSVSELSKQFQEKKTGIRLRDRLTEEEADQIRRLNSNGLDLRPKYARFYPHNTLAANVLGYVQKDDHQGKTGIEFTQQAKLIRPERNIPPVQKTGQGDVLPVSLPSQVVEFDEKQLQLTLNMRLQRLAHQALKKQMQAFRAKRGTVIVMDVETGELLSFVTEPTFDPNRYFKSDLADMKNWGVTDLYEPGSTFKPINVAIALEAGLIYPQEKIYDPGKMKVGGWTIRNHDYFSNGGHGKISIAEILQVSSNVGMIKIIERMQPLDYYKKLQELGLEEKVGIDLMGETAGSLKSKFQFTNYPIEPATASFGQGLSLTPIKLAQLHGAIANGGYLVKPHLVKGLVDQDGNLVSEKDQTRKQVFSSRTTKEVLAMMETVVSEGSGEVAQIPGYRLAGKTGTAQKAKGRSYGNEKITSFVSIFPVQQPRYVILAVVDEPKRPLAYGSTVAAPIVKEVIEGLITIEGIPPTHPEEFNDEEEDKD; this comes from the coding sequence ATGGCAAAGTTGAATTGGGAATTCGTCAGATTAGGCTTAATTTGGGTCTTCTTCTTCCTCTCTGCGGTGGGGTTAGGGGGAAGAGTGTATCATTTGCAAATTGTGCAGGGAGAAGAACTACACGCCAAAGCAAAAGCGAATCAAAAAGGTAACTTTAAAGATTATGTTCCCCGTCGTTCCATTGTTGATCGCGAAGGAAATGTGTTAGCCACGGATCGCGTGGTTTATACTCTCTATGTTCATCCGATGTTATTTCAGAAATCGGAAGCAGTGATTGCGGAAAAATTAGCCTCTATCCTAACGAACACCTCAGTCAGTGAATTATCCAAACAATTTCAAGAGAAAAAAACAGGGATTCGACTGCGCGATCGCTTAACAGAAGAAGAAGCGGATCAAATTCGACGACTCAATAGTAATGGGTTAGATTTAAGACCCAAATATGCGCGATTTTATCCGCATAACACTCTCGCTGCGAATGTTTTGGGTTATGTCCAGAAAGATGATCATCAAGGGAAAACAGGGATTGAGTTTACTCAACAAGCAAAATTGATCCGTCCTGAGAGAAATATTCCCCCTGTTCAAAAGACGGGTCAGGGTGATGTTTTACCTGTTTCTCTCCCTTCCCAGGTGGTGGAATTTGACGAAAAACAACTGCAATTAACGCTGAATATGCGCCTGCAACGGTTAGCGCATCAAGCCTTGAAAAAACAAATGCAAGCGTTTCGGGCGAAACGGGGAACGGTGATTGTGATGGATGTGGAAACAGGGGAATTATTATCTTTTGTCACTGAACCGACGTTTGATCCCAATCGCTATTTTAAGTCTGATTTAGCCGATATGAAAAATTGGGGCGTAACCGATCTTTATGAACCTGGATCGACATTTAAGCCGATTAATGTCGCGATCGCGCTGGAAGCTGGATTAATCTATCCCCAGGAAAAAATCTATGATCCAGGGAAAATGAAAGTAGGGGGCTGGACGATTCGCAATCATGATTATTTTAGTAACGGGGGTCATGGCAAGATTAGCATTGCGGAGATTCTGCAAGTGTCTAGTAATGTGGGGATGATTAAAATTATAGAACGAATGCAACCCCTAGATTACTACAAGAAATTGCAGGAATTGGGCTTAGAAGAAAAGGTTGGGATTGATTTAATGGGGGAAACGGCGGGTTCGCTTAAAAGCAAGTTTCAGTTTACCAATTACCCGATTGAACCAGCGACCGCTTCTTTTGGTCAAGGGTTATCGTTAACGCCGATTAAGTTAGCCCAACTTCACGGCGCGATCGCGAATGGCGGATATTTAGTGAAGCCTCATCTGGTGAAAGGATTAGTGGATCAAGACGGAAATCTGGTCAGTGAGAAAGACCAAACCCGCAAACAAGTCTTTTCCTCTCGCACCACAAAAGAAGTCTTAGCGATGATGGAAACCGTGGTTAGTGAAGGGAGTGGTGAAGTCGCCCAAATTCCAGGTTATCGCCTCGCTGGGAAAACGGGAACCGCCCAGAAAGCAAAAGGGAGATCCTACGGGAATGAAAAAATTACCAGCTTTGTTAGCATTTTTCCCGTTCAACAACCTCGTTATGTCATTTTAGCGGTTGTGGATGAACCGAAAAGACCCTTAGCTTATGGTTCAACTGTTGCTGCACCAATTGTAAAAGAAGTGATTGAAGGATTAATTACGATCGAGGGGATTCCGCCCACGCATCCCGAAGAATTTAACGATGAGGAAGAGGATAAAGATTAA